The Halobacillus ihumii genomic sequence CACCTATTACATTGTAACGGCACCTGAATTAAATGAAGAGCAATTATCTGATCCTATCTCGTCAAAACTGTATGATAAAAATGGTGATTTTATAACGGACCTAGCCGGCGAGCAAAGAAGAACTAAAGTTAGCTATAACGACCTTCCACCTACACTTATTGACGCGGTTTTAGCCACCGAGGACGTCCGATTCTTTGAACATATTGGAATAGATTTCAGACGTATTGCCGCCGCTATCATCGCGAATATTAAGGAAGGATTTGGGGCTGAAGGTGCCAGCACTATAACACAGCAAGTTGTTAAACGTTCCTTTTTATCAAGCGATAAGACATTAAAACGTAAAGTACAGGAACAGTATTTAGCTATTAAACTAGATCAGGAATACTCCAAAGAAAAGATTTTAGAAATGTACCTTAATAAAATTTATTATGGACAAGGTGCCTATGGGGTAGCTGAAGCAGCTCAAACTTATTTTGGCAAAAACGAATTAAGTAAACTTACATTGCCAGAAATAGCTATACTAGCGGGATTACCGCAACGGCCTTCTGCCTATAACCCATATAAAAATCCAGAACTTGCGAAACAACGAATGAGCGTTGTACTTAGTCTGATGGTCCAGCATGGGAAGATTAGTGAAGAAGAGGCTGAGAAGGCAAGACAAACGAATGTAGAAGATTTACTAGCTGAACAGACTGAAAGAGAGTCACCATATAAAGCATTTATCGACCAGGTTCGAGAAGAAGTAGAAGCAAAAATGGATGGTGCCAACATTTACAAAGATGGCTTAAAAATCTACACAACACTAGATCCTGAAGCACAGAAATATGTTGAGCAAATGCTTGGAAAAGAAAGCACGATTAATTGGCCAGATGAAAAAGTTGAAACTGGTATAGCAGTGACCGATACCCAAACAGGTGCTGTTCGAGCTATTGGCGGCGGTCGAAACTATAAAGAGGGTAACTTTAACTATGCTACGGACACCCAAAGACAGCCAGGATCAACCTTAAAGCCAATTACAGCTTATGGTCCAGCTATTCAATATAATAAACTGTCAACTTATCATCAGATCAAAGACGAACCGATAGATATTAACGGGTACTCCCCTAATAACTATGATGACAGGTTCCGTGGATGGGTAAGTATGCGTTATGCTCTCAGTCGTTCCTTGAATATTCCGGCTGTGAAAACATTGCATGAAACAGGTATTGATAAAGCACAGAAATTTGCGGAAGGACTAGGCATTAACTTCAAAAATGATCAGATGTATTTAAGTGATGCGATCGGCGGGGGAAATGCAGAAGTTAGTCCACTACAGCTAAGCGGTGCATATGCAGCGTTTGGAAATGAAGGAGTTTATAACGAACCGTATACAGTTAGAAAAGTAGAGGTTCCAGGCCAAGGAACGGTTGACTTAAAACCTGAACCTAAATCAGCCATGAACAGCTACACGGCTTATATGGTTACATCCATGTTACAAACAGTAATGTCAGAAGGTACAGGAACAGCAGCCAATGTCCCAGGTCTTCCTGAGGCAGGTAAAACGGGTACAACCAATAGTGAAACCGACGATGGGACTGACATTGTTCCAGATTCTTGGTTCAGCGGTTACACAACAAATTATTCGATATCGGTTTGGACTGGTTATCCAAAGGGATACCAGGATTTATCCGAGGCAACTCAAGATATCCCTAAACAGCTGTTTAAGTCAGTTATGAGCCATATTTCAGAAGGAACAGAAACAAGCGACTTCCAAAAACCCGGATCCGTTGAAAAGGTTGAAGTAGAAGAAGGCTCACGCCCAGCTAAACTACCTAGCCCATATACTCCGGAGAGTCGTATAGTAACAGAATTGTTCCACGTTGATAATACACCGTCTCAAGTTTCTCAAGTATTTCAGAAACTAGAGCCAGTTCAAGATTTGTCAGCTTCCTATGATACGGAAGCACAGGCGATTAACCTTGAATGGGGCTATGAAGAACCTGAAGGAGTCTCATTTGAAGTAACGGTATCCATTGATGGCGGAGAAGCAAGACAACTTACGAGAACGAAAGATAGTACGGTGGAAATCACGAATGCTCAACCTGGTTCTACCTATGAATTTACGGTAACTGCCGTAAGTGATAATGAGAATGCAGAAGACAGTGATCCAGCTACTGCTAGTGTAGAAATTCCTGCTGAGGATGGAGCCGAAGAAAATCCTGAAGAGGAGAATCCTGAAGGTGAAAATCCTGAAGATGAGCAGAACAACGAAGGCAATGAAAACAACGGTAATCAAAATGGTAACAACGGTAACAATGGTAATAACGGTAATAACGAGAATAACGGTAATAATGGTAGCGGAAATGGTAATGAAAGTGGAGATGGTCAAGGAAATAATGGCGGAAATCAAAATGGCGGAGACCAAAGTGAAGACGATACCGGTTCTGGAGAAGGCGGGACCGGGGACTCCGGCTCTGGAGGTGGCTCCTCCGAGGATGATAACACTGGAGGAGATAATTCAGACGGTGAGCCTGGAGGAACCGAGGGTGATTCCGGCCAACCACAAGAGCGTGAAGAACCCGCTGCGTAAATAACGCAACCCCCACTGTATAAGACAGTGGGGGTTTTTATGAATAGAATTATATTTATTTTAGCAATTGACTTACACGAAAACTCCCGCTTGGAAAGCTCAGTGTAAGTTAACTGCGTGGTTTTTCCTAACACTTTGAAAAGAGGCGGGAGATGAACCTTCTACTTTTTCCTCATTCGTTTCTGCCCTTCCCTGCAAAGATGCAGCAACGGACACTCCTCACACTGAGGACGCTGCGCCTTACAATGATAGCGTCCGAAGAAAATCATCCGATGATGGGTATCACTCCACTCTTCTTTTGGAATTTTACGCATCAACGTCTTTTCAACCTCTAATACAGAATCTTTATACCTGCAAATAGCCAGCCGCTTTGAGACGCGCTCAACATGCGTATCCACCGCAATAGCTGGTTCCTGAAAGGCTACGGAAGCTACCACATTCGCTGTTTTTCTTCCGACACCTGCTAAGCTTTCAAGCTCCTGCTTCGTCGACGGCACTCTACCATCAAACTTTTCAATGAGGGTATGGGAGAGCTTTTGAATATTCTTAGCTTTATTTCTATACAATCCAATAGATTTGATGTCATGCTGTAACTCCTCCAGAGGAACGGCTAGATAATCCTCGGGACTTTTATACTTCCGAAATAATTGTGGAGTAACCTTATTAACTAAAGCATCTGTAGCCTGAGCTGACAATACAACAGCCACTAGAAGTTCAAAAGCATTGCTGTGAGTCAGTTCACATTCAGCGTCAGGAAACATTTCTTCAAATGCATCTAGACATTCTCTTATTTGACTTTTATTAAGCATAACGTTTCTCCTATAAATCCTCCTCTAACCAATTATAGTACAACGATACATCTCTTTTTGGCTTTGGTTTGGAAGAGGAAGCATTTTTTACTTGGCCTTGTCTGAATTGCTTGCCATGCTGACGAGCCTGGTCAACAGTTTGGATTCCTTTTCGCTTCCACTCTCTTAGAATCCGGTCGATATATTTAAAGTTAAGTTTCCCCATCAACACAGCTTCTCTTAATGCTGCTTTTATAAGAGCTGGTGCTTGTTCTTCCTGATCAAGCCAGATATTAATATTCTCTATTTCAAAAGGAGATAATGGCCGGCCGAACTCTTGCTCGAATAAAGGAAATAAATTTTCTGTCTGCTTTTTGTCATCTGAATAGGAATTTGTACGTTCCGCAAATAATTTTTCCCATAGCGGCTCTAAGGAATAAGATTCATTTATGACTAATTGTTCACTGTGTTTCTGCTCGATCGTAACGAATTGTTTTTGCATCAATTTTCTTAATACCTTAGAACAGTCCTGGCTTGAAAAAGAAAGATATTCAGCCAATTGTTCAGGAGTAGGAAAAGGATTCCCCTCCAGGTAAAAACGGTGAATTTGCAACAAAACAACAAGCTCATGCTCGTCCATTCCTAATCGCCGATATTGCAGTAACAACTGTTTCGGAATCATCATTTGGTGATTGATGATGTCCTCGAACCTTTGATATTTCGCCAAGGTGTTCACCTCATTCTGTGGTGGTTATAGAAGGAAAAACACCGATAGCTAAAAACATAACGTATCGGTGCTTCTGCTCTATTAAGGATATAGTCGATTCAATAAGCGAGGGAATGGAATTGTTTCACGTACATGTTCCACACCAGATATCCATGCTACTGTTCTTTCTAATCCTAGTCCGAAGCCTGAATGCGGTACACTCCCATATTCACGAAGTTGCAAGTACCATTTGTAGGCATCCCCCGTAAGATTGTGCTCTTCGTAACGCTTACGCATGAGCTCAAGATCATCAATTCGCTGAGAACCTCCGATAATCTCACCATACCCTTCCGGTGCAATTAAGTCAGCACATAATACAACCTCAGGACGATCAGGGTCTGGTTTCATGTAAAATGATTTGATTTCGGCAGGATAGTTCGTAATAAATACTGGCTTTTCATAACTTTCAGCAATTGCTGTCTCATGTGGGGCCCCGAAATCTTCTCCCCATTCGATATCCTCAAAGCCCTTCTCCTTTAAGAGATTAATTGCTTCATCATAACTAATTCTAGGAAAAGGTGCTTTAATCTTTTCAAGAACATTCGTATCGCGCCCAAGTGTTTCCAATTCTAGAGCACAATTTTCAAGAACAGCTTCCACCACATGGGTCACATATTGTTCTTGAACTTCCAGACTATCATCATGATCCATAAAAGCCATTTCCGGCTCAATCATCCAGAACTCGATTAAATGACGGCGAGTTTTTGATTTTTCTGCTCTAAATGTTGGTCCAAAACTAAATACTTTACCAAAGGCCATAGCTGCTGCTTCCATATACAGCTGACCACTTTGGGACAAGTATGCATCTTCGTCGAAGTATTTAGTATGGAATAATTCTGTAGTCCCTTCTGCAGAAGATCCAGTTAGTATCGGGGGGTCAATTTTGACATAATTATTCGTATTGAAAAATTCATAAGTTGCTCGAATAATTTCGTTTCTAACTTTCATCACAGCATGCTGTTTTTTAGAACGCAGCCACAGATGTCTGTGATCCATTAAAAACTCTGTCCCGTGTTCCTTAGGCGTAATTGGATAATCTACGGCTTCATGAATCAATTCAAAATGGTTCACTTGTATCTCGTACCCAAAAGAAGAACGAGAATCTTCCACAATTACTCCAGTGACGTAAAGGGAAGACTCCTGAGTTAAAGCTTTCGCCTCTTGAAACTTTTCTTCTCCGATATCATTTTTAACTACGATGCCTTGCATAAATCCTGTACCATCACGCAACTGTAAGAAAGCGATTTTTCCGCTTGATCGTTTATTGTGGAGCCATGCCCCGATGGTTACTTCTTCGCCCACATGATTTGAAACTTCTGCAATTGTCGTTTTCATGAGATTCCCTCCAAGCTAGTTAACTATCTGATTGATTTTTTTCGACAAAACGCTTTAAACGTTTAGCAGCTTCCTCTAATTGATCGATCGATGTGGCATAGGAAAGCCTT encodes the following:
- a CDS encoding DnaD domain-containing protein, which produces MAKYQRFEDIINHQMMIPKQLLLQYRRLGMDEHELVVLLQIHRFYLEGNPFPTPEQLAEYLSFSSQDCSKVLRKLMQKQFVTIEQKHSEQLVINESYSLEPLWEKLFAERTNSYSDDKKQTENLFPLFEQEFGRPLSPFEIENINIWLDQEEQAPALIKAALREAVLMGKLNFKYIDRILREWKRKGIQTVDQARQHGKQFRQGQVKNASSSKPKPKRDVSLYYNWLEEDL
- the nth gene encoding endonuclease III: MLNKSQIRECLDAFEEMFPDAECELTHSNAFELLVAVVLSAQATDALVNKVTPQLFRKYKSPEDYLAVPLEELQHDIKSIGLYRNKAKNIQKLSHTLIEKFDGRVPSTKQELESLAGVGRKTANVVASVAFQEPAIAVDTHVERVSKRLAICRYKDSVLEVEKTLMRKIPKEEWSDTHHRMIFFGRYHCKAQRPQCEECPLLHLCREGQKRMRKK
- a CDS encoding penicillin-binding protein 1A yields the protein MANESQSRSARRKQLKSNKKGTKKPTFKRIVMILLTIGIVLMIAVGGLFTYYIVTAPELNEEQLSDPISSKLYDKNGDFITDLAGEQRRTKVSYNDLPPTLIDAVLATEDVRFFEHIGIDFRRIAAAIIANIKEGFGAEGASTITQQVVKRSFLSSDKTLKRKVQEQYLAIKLDQEYSKEKILEMYLNKIYYGQGAYGVAEAAQTYFGKNELSKLTLPEIAILAGLPQRPSAYNPYKNPELAKQRMSVVLSLMVQHGKISEEEAEKARQTNVEDLLAEQTERESPYKAFIDQVREEVEAKMDGANIYKDGLKIYTTLDPEAQKYVEQMLGKESTINWPDEKVETGIAVTDTQTGAVRAIGGGRNYKEGNFNYATDTQRQPGSTLKPITAYGPAIQYNKLSTYHQIKDEPIDINGYSPNNYDDRFRGWVSMRYALSRSLNIPAVKTLHETGIDKAQKFAEGLGINFKNDQMYLSDAIGGGNAEVSPLQLSGAYAAFGNEGVYNEPYTVRKVEVPGQGTVDLKPEPKSAMNSYTAYMVTSMLQTVMSEGTGTAANVPGLPEAGKTGTTNSETDDGTDIVPDSWFSGYTTNYSISVWTGYPKGYQDLSEATQDIPKQLFKSVMSHISEGTETSDFQKPGSVEKVEVEEGSRPAKLPSPYTPESRIVTELFHVDNTPSQVSQVFQKLEPVQDLSASYDTEAQAINLEWGYEEPEGVSFEVTVSIDGGEARQLTRTKDSTVEITNAQPGSTYEFTVTAVSDNENAEDSDPATASVEIPAEDGAEENPEEENPEGENPEDEQNNEGNENNGNQNGNNGNNGNNGNNENNGNNGSGNGNESGDGQGNNGGNQNGGDQSEDDTGSGEGGTGDSGSGGGSSEDDNTGGDNSDGEPGGTEGDSGQPQEREEPAA
- the asnS gene encoding asparagine--tRNA ligase is translated as MKTTIAEVSNHVGEEVTIGAWLHNKRSSGKIAFLQLRDGTGFMQGIVVKNDIGEEKFQEAKALTQESSLYVTGVIVEDSRSSFGYEIQVNHFELIHEAVDYPITPKEHGTEFLMDHRHLWLRSKKQHAVMKVRNEIIRATYEFFNTNNYVKIDPPILTGSSAEGTTELFHTKYFDEDAYLSQSGQLYMEAAAMAFGKVFSFGPTFRAEKSKTRRHLIEFWMIEPEMAFMDHDDSLEVQEQYVTHVVEAVLENCALELETLGRDTNVLEKIKAPFPRISYDEAINLLKEKGFEDIEWGEDFGAPHETAIAESYEKPVFITNYPAEIKSFYMKPDPDRPEVVLCADLIAPEGYGEIIGGSQRIDDLELMRKRYEEHNLTGDAYKWYLQLREYGSVPHSGFGLGLERTVAWISGVEHVRETIPFPRLLNRLYP